A portion of the Vidua chalybeata isolate OUT-0048 unplaced genomic scaffold, bVidCha1 merged haplotype scaffold_206_ctg1, whole genome shotgun sequence genome contains these proteins:
- the LOC128783331 gene encoding collagen alpha-1(I) chain-like, whose translation MGITPPDRQINQVAATHGGAAALRASARTPGPPARRPANPDRPRLFRRSDPRERHRRRHGGGMAATATGGGGRPHRDPAAPGAGNAAARGAPPRPPRGGEARDALGDGRPRRPALPATPRARSRDRCAASDLDGTSLSGGLSRLSSSRTATRRAARGRHPRGASRDRGQHQHLACIEGHLCKLAGPRGRHTARDGQAALPGSGRGGTSPATGSELERRPPCPSTGPRRGLPHDREDPEEPGRPGALADATRKASSIGHTGRGCCCCCCCCCGKEGGKAAADTLATRAPRPRCSSWDSRSRIEHGRGARGVPPPARPPTRLPSLARRRRDGTAGLGVSFTLSPGEPIPACEKKGATDRATGHRLSPGLAGSSRLSLRKKTGDGTTKRSRLSPVHTLAFLGPRAFPARLSVPRLRAAREKAQRRPGGRPPHRPHAGARLKKKTDPAGNPAHRAEATRSAHDRGRARRRRLAHHTLRGLSGGFRPRKGDDFHNTRCWPGVPPPRLHSTSGDRPHRAPQATRQRRSQGRAPPRRPSDTDTLATNRSGAGERDAATSAGAARGSRHLTRLSRSLSASLGRDGDRDDATRLVPRQRHSLCPEDDRARGPSFAASDTGMLEACGDAARHLAPITPRHRLQAFPASAQPPRLGAPRPPPRRTPRRRLQTFPAPAQSLLSQLAQRQRREGRQRADTQAAGAFGRQGRAGLAPSLAQQACSSGLAEPSARTAFLPCCSGPAPARPAAGRQRRQGLKGGRQKSGREPGRRAFGRPGVLKAPSFPLGVAGRGGMRAGRRRGRAPGGSGSGPPSPPGSRGERGCAAGRARPPERVASGGRTGACRMRGPPALRRLAGQDEDAGWGGGGGGGGGGGAPRMEDNESTPVLGGPEPKSGQDNRSTHGRRQAGALVGAGETGLPRAAGRQQAEAGPGQQVYPEPLGGGSPRPARDNRSTPAPGDGSSGSGRTGLLPPRPPPPPPPARPSPRPAYRAWDPRGGKSRPRAARRGLSLSLSGLASARAPPPTDGGARRRRHAAPSLACPGSRTPRLGPGTRAEESAEADRAGAGTGARAAGAPCRPRPAEREASEEEEEEEEAGRRPRSCRPATKACVEG comes from the exons GATCAACCAGGTAGCCGCCACCCACGGCGGCGCCGCGGCGCTCCGCGCCAGCGCCCGGACGCCCGGCCCGCCGGCCCGCCGCCCTGCCAACCCTGACCGCCCCCGGCTCTTTCGCCGCTCCGACCCGCGGGAGCGGCATCGCCGACGCCACGGGGGCGGCATGGCAGCGACGGCcaccggcggcggcggccggccGCATCGCGACCCGGCGGCGCCTGGGGCGGGGAacgccgccgcccgcggggctcccccccgcccgccgcgcggCGGGGAGGCGAGGGACGCCCTCGGCGACGGCCGACCCCGGCGGCCGGCCCTTCCCGCGACGCCGCGGGCAAGGAGCCGGGACCGCTGCGCAGCTTCGGATTTGGACGGCACGAGCCTTTCGGGGG GTCTCTCGCGGCTCAGCTCCAGCCGCACCGCCACCCGGCGCGCTGCTCGCGGCCGGCACCCACGGGGCGCTAGCCGGGACCGgggccagcaccagcacctcGCCTGCATTGAAGGACACCTGTGCAAGCTCGCGGGGCCACGCGGCCGTCACACAGCCCGGGACGGTCAAGCCGCCCTCCCCGGCAGCGGGAGGGGCGGCACCTCGCCTGCGACGGGAAGCGAATTGGAAAGGAGACCGCCCTGCCCGAGCACCGGACCCCGCCGTGGCCTTCCCCATGACAGAGAAGACCCGGAAGAGCCCGGCCGGCCGGGGGCCCTCGCCGACGCCACCCGAAAAGCCTCATCGATCGGACACACGGGacgcggctgctgctgctgctgctgctgctgctgcggaaAGGAGGGGGGCAAAGCAGCCGCCGACACGCTGGCAACAAGGGCCCCACGGCCACgctgctcctcctgggacaGCCGCTCGCGGATCGAGCACGGCAGAGGAGCGCGGGGGGTGCCGCCACCCGCCCGCCCGCCGACAAGGCTTCCCTCTTTAGCCAGGCGACGGCGGGACGGGACCGCCGGGCTGGGGGTGAGCTTCACCCTTTCGCCCGGGGAACCCATCCCAGCGTGCGAGAAGAAAGGTGCCACCGACCGCGCCACGGGCCACCGGCTTTCCCCCGGCCTCGCAGGCAGCAGCCGGCTCTCCCTCCGGAAAAAGACGGGGGACGGCACCACAAAAAG ATCTCGGCTCTCTCCTGTGCACACCTTGGCTTTCCTGGGCCCGCGCGCCTTCCCGGCGCGCCTCTCGGTGCCGCGGCTTAGGGCCGCCAGAGAAAAAGCGCAACGCAGGCCGGGCGGGCGGCCCCCACACCGCCCGCACGCCGGCGCGCGCCTGAAGAAAAAAACGGACCCGGCTGGAAACCCAGCCCACCGGGCAGAAGCGACTCGATCCGCACACGACCGAGGAAGAGCGAGGCGACGCCGCCTCGCCCACCACACGCTCCGGGGGCTCTCTGGCGGCTTCCG GCCGAGGAAGGGGGACGACTTCCACAACACACGCTGCTGGCCCGGGGTGCCGCCACCCCGGCTCCACAGCACATCGGGGGACCGCCCTCACCGAGCCCCTCAAGCCACGCGGCAACGCCGAAGCCAAGGCCGCGCGCCCCCCCGCCGCCCTTCCGACACGGACACGCTGGCAACAAACAGGTCGGGAGCGGGAGAACGGGACGCCGCCACCTCGGCGGGCGCTGCTCGGGGCTCTCGG CACCTCACTCGGCTCTCTCGGAgcctctctgcttccctgggtCGGGACGGGGACCGGGACGACGCCACGCGACTCGTCCCGCGTCAGCGGCACTCGCTTTGCCCTGAGGATGACCGCGCGCGCGGGCCCTCCTTCGCCGCTTCGGACACAGGCATGCTGGAGGCCTGTGGGGATGCGGCCCGTCACCTCGCTCCCATA ACTCCCCGGCACCGCCTGCAGGCTTTCCCCGCCTCCGCCCAACCGCCACGGCTGGGGGCGCCCCGCCCTCCCCCCCGTCGGactccccgccgccgcctgcAGACTTTTCCCGCCCCGGCCCAGTCTCTCCTCAGCCAGTTGGCAcagcggcagcggcgggaggGCCGGCAGCGGGCCGACACCCAGGCAGCCGGGGCCTTCGGCCGGCAGGGGCGGGCAGGCTTAGCGCCCTCCCTTGCCCAACAAGCTTGCTCCTCAGGTCTCGCCGAGCCTTCTGCTCGGACGGCCTTCCTTCCTTGCTGCTcaggcccggccccggcccggcctgcGGCGGGACGGCAGCGGCGGCAGGGGCTGaagggagggaggcagaaatCCGGGCGGGAGCCGGGCCGCCGCGCCTTCGGCCGGCCGGGAGTCCTAAaggctccctccttccctctcgGGGTGGCTGGGCGCGGGGGGATGCGGGCAGGACGTCGGCGGGGGCGTGCGCCCGGCGGCAGCGGAAGCGGGCCGCCTTCGCCTCCCGGCTCTCGGGGGGAAAGAGGGTGCGCCGCGGGCCGCGCGCGGCCCCCGGAGCGGGTGGCGAGTGGCGGGCGTACGGGGGCCTGCCGGATGCGCGGCCCGCCCGCCTTACGCCGGCTTGCGGGCCAGGACGAGGacgcggggtgggggggggggggggggggggggggggggggcggcgcgCCTCGGATGGAGGACAACGAGTCTACCCCGGTCCTCGGGGGGCCGGAGCCCAAGTCGGGCCaggacaacaggtctacccacggccgccggcaggcgggagcccTGGTCGGGGCCGGGGAAACAGGTCTTCCCCGGGCCGCCGGGCGCCAGCAAGCcgaggccggcccgggacaacag gtctaccccgagCCCCTCGgcggcgggagcccaaggccggcccgggacaacaggtctacccccGCGCCCGGAGacggcagcagcggcagcggaCGGACGGGCTTGctcccgccgcgcccgccgccgccgccgccgcctgcgCGGCCAAGCCCCCGCCCCGCGTATCGGGCCTGGGACCCGCGCGGAGGGAAGTCGAGGCCGcgcgcggcccggcggggcctctctctctctctctctgggctGGCAAGCGcgcgcgcccccccccccaccgaCGGAGGAGCGCGCCGCCGGCGGCACGCGGCCCCTTCGCTCGCTTGCCCGGGCTCCCGGACTCCGCGTCTCGGGCCTGGGACCCGCGCGGAGGAGAGCGCCGAGGCGGACCGCGCTGGCGCGGGCACGGGCGCccgcgccgccggggccccctgTCGGCCCCGGCCCGCCGAGAGAGAGGCctcggaggaggaggaggaggaggaggaggcgggcCGGCGCCCGCGCTCCTGCCGGCCAGCGACAAAAGCTTGTGTCGAGGGCTGA
- the LOC128783332 gene encoding translation initiation factor IF-2-like, translating into MAPPGCLPRCRPRGSVHRRGRARHLPPPPRPPSRGPGFPSVARRCAREDRRGSARPADAGRRPGRRAPRRPRRPEAAAGAGGDDDDDDDGAGKAPAAAPPPPPPPPPRLPAGGSRTRPRAHALRHGPERPEGSALGLFPLPRQGPPRPESGTLPLGQSPAPRCGKGRRSRLLPAPKAPPDSHHPSPGARQGGGRASGRGPCRAPPPSRTRAAPAQPEERAGLGRTRAVRAWAARAAAAAVGDRRSAAPAATARARGRTPPPPSGGGRTGGRPALVWRGGKGGKRRRDGGERAALRGPAATRGVARGEPRPRARWRARAAALRRAGRLFRPPPSGRCRAPSSLSLGLRRAAARRPG; encoded by the coding sequence ATGGCCCCGCCGGGGTGCCTCCCCCGCTGCCGCCCTCGGGGGAGCGTCCACCGGCGGGGGCGCGCCCGACATCTGCCGCCACCACCGCGGCCTCCTTCTCGGGGCCCGGGGTTTCCCTCAGTAGCCCGGCGCTGCGCCCGAGAGGACCGCCGCGGCTCGGCCCGCCCCGCCGACGCGGGGAGGCGGCCCGGCCGCCGAGCACCTCGCCGACCCCGCCGCCCAGAGGCCGCGGCCGGCGCCGGCGGCGACGACGACGACGACGACGACGGGGCCGGGAAggcccccgccgccgcgcctcctccgccgccgccgccgccgccgcgtcTCCCGGCGGGCGGGTCACGCACGCGGCCGCGCGCGCACGCCCTGAGGCACGGCCCGGAACGCCCGGAGGGCTCGGCCCTCGGGCTTTTTCCTCTGCCGCGCCAGGGGCCGCCTCGGCCCGAGAGCGGGACTCTGCCGCTCGGCCAGAGCCCCGCTCCCCGGTGCGGGAAGGGCCGGAGGAGCCGCCTCCTCCCAGCCCCGAAGGCGCCCCCGGACTCCCACCATCCCTCGCCCGGAGCGAGGCAAGGGGGCGGGCGCGCCTCCGGGAGGGGGCCGTGCCGAGCACCCCCTCCCTCCCGCACCCGGGCAGCTCCCGCGCAGCCAGAGGAGAGAGCCGGGCTCGGGAGAACTCGGGCCGTGCGCGCCTGGGCGGCCCgcgcggcggccgccgccgtCGGCGACCGGCGTTCGGCGGCGCCGGCCGCGACGGCGAGGGCTCGGGGCCGGACGCCCCCGCCGCCCTCCGGCGGGGGACGGACCGGCGGCAGACCGGCGCTGGTTTggaggggggggaaaggagggaagaggCGCCGCGACGGCGGCGAGCGCGCCGCGCTTCGAGGCCCGGCCGCGACGCGCGGTGTAGCGCGGGGAGAGCCCCGCCCGCGCGCACGGTGGCGGGCGCGCGCGGCGGCGCTTCGCCGCGCCGGGCGCCTCTTCCGCCCCCCCCCCTCCGGGAGGTGCCGCGCGCCctcatctctctctctggggCTGCGGCGCGCGGCTGCGCGGCGGCCGGGCTGA
- the LOC128783333 gene encoding collagen alpha-1(III) chain-like: MPESRSLSELTRQIAPPTKNGHAPPPTESRKSSQSVNPVRVRAGINQVAATHGGAAALRASARTPGPPARRPANPDRPRLFRRSDPRERHRRRHGGGMAATATGGGGRPHRDPAAPGAGNAAARGAPPRPPRGGEARDALGDGRPRRPALPATPRARSRDRCAASDLDGTSLSGGLSRLSSSRTATRRAARGRHPRGASRDRGQHQHLACIEGHLCKLAGPRGRHTARDGQAALPGSGRGGTSPATGSELERRPPCPSTGPRRGLPHDREDPEEPGRPGALADATRKASSIGHTGRGCCCCCCCCCGKEGGKAAADTLATRAPRPRCSSWDSRSRIEHGRGARGVPPPARPPTRLPSLARRRRDGTAGLGVSFTLSPGEPIPACEKKGATDRATGHRLSPGLAGSSRLSLRKKTGDGTTKRSRLSPVHTLAFLGPRAFPARLSVPRLRAAREKAQRRPGGRPPHRPHAGARLKKKTDPAGNPAHRAEATRSAHDRGRARRRRLAHHTLRGLSGGFRPRKGDDFHNTRCWPGVPPPRLHSTSGDRPHRAPQATRQRRSQGRAPPRRPSDTDTLATNRSGAGERDAATSAGPARGSRHLTRLSRSLSASLGRDGDRDDATRLVPRQRHSLCPEDDRARGPSFAASDTGMLEACGDAARHLAPIAFPASAQPPRLGAPRPPPRRTPRRRLQTFPAPAQSLLSQLAQRQRREGRQRADTQAAGAFGRSRRAFCSDGLPSLLLRPGPGPACGGTAAAAGAEGREAEIRAGAGPPRLRPAGSPKGSLLPSRGGWARGDAGRTSAGACARRQRKRAAFASRLSGGKRVRRGPRAAPGAGGEWRAYGGLPDARPARLTPACGPGRGRGVYPEPLGGGSPRPARDNRSTPAPGDGSSGSGRTGLLPPRPPPPPPPARPSPRPAYRAWDPRGGKSRPRAARRGLSLSLWAGKRARPPPTDGGARRRRHAAPSLACPGSRTPRLGPGTRAEESAEADRAGAGTGARAAGAPCRPRPAEREASEEEEEEEEAGRRPRSCRPATKACVEG, encoded by the exons ATGCCAGAGTCTCGTTCGTTATCGGAATTAACCAGACAAATCGCTCCACCAACTAAGAACGGCCATGCACCACCACCCACGGAATCGAGAAAGAGCTCTCAATCTGTCAATCCTGTCCGTGTCCGGGCCGG GATCAACCAGGTAGCCGCCACCCACGGCGGCGCCGCGGCGCTCCGCGCCAGCGCCCGGACGCCCGGCCCGCCGGCCCGCCGCCCTGCCAACCCTGACCGCCCCCGGCTCTTTCGCCGCTCCGACCCGCGGGAGCGGCATCGCCGACGCCACGGGGGCGGCATGGCAGCGACGGCcaccggcggcggcggccggccGCATCGCGACCCGGCGGCGCCTGGGGCGGGGAacgccgccgcccgcggggctcccccccgcccgccgcgcggCGGGGAGGCGAGGGACGCCCTCGGCGACGGCCGACCCCGGCGGCCGGCCCTTCCCGCGACGCCGCGGGCAAGGAGCCGGGACCGCTGCGCAGCTTCGGATTTGGACGGCACGAGCCTTTCGGGGG GTCTCTCGCGGCTCAGCTCCAGCCGCACCGCCACCCGGCGCGCTGCTCGCGGCCGGCACCCACGGGGCGCTAGCCGGGACCGgggccagcaccagcacctcGCCTGCATTGAAGGACACCTGTGCAAGCTCGCGGGGCCACGCGGCCGTCACACAGCCCGGGACGGTCAAGCCGCCCTCCCCGGCAGCGGGAGGGGCGGCACCTCGCCTGCGACGGGAAGCGAATTGGAAAGGAGACCGCCCTGCCCGAGCACCGGACCCCGCCGTGGCCTTCCCCATGACAGAGAAGACCCGGAAGAGCCCGGCCGGCCGGGGGCCCTCGCCGACGCCACCCGAAAAGCCTCATCGATCGGACACACGGGacgcggctgctgctgctgctgctgctgctgctgcggaaAGGAGGGGGGCAAAGCAGCCGCCGACACGCTGGCAACAAGGGCCCCACGGCCACgctgctcctcctgggacaGCCGCTCGCGGATCGAGCACGGCAGAGGAGCGCGGGGGGTGCCGCCACCCGCCCGCCCGCCGACAAGGCTTCCCTCTTTAGCCAGGCGACGGCGGGACGGGACCGCCGGGCTGGGGGTGAGCTTCACCCTTTCGCCCGGGGAACCCATCCCAGCGTGCGAGAAGAAAGGTGCCACCGACCGCGCCACGGGCCACCGGCTTTCCCCCGGCCTCGCAGGCAGCAGCCGGCTCTCCCTCCGGAAAAAGACGGGGGACGGCACCACAAAAAG ATCTCGGCTCTCTCCTGTGCACACCTTGGCTTTCCTGGGCCCGCGCGCCTTCCCGGCGCGCCTCTCGGTGCCGCGGCTTAGGGCCGCCAGAGAAAAAGCGCAACGCAGGCCGGGCGGGCGGCCCCCACACCGCCCGCACGCCGGCGCGCGCCTGAAGAAAAAAACGGACCCGGCTGGAAACCCAGCCCACCGGGCAGAAGCGACTCGATCCGCACACGACCGAGGAAGAGCGAGGCGACGCCGCCTCGCCCACCACACGCTCCGGGGGCTCTCTGGCGGCTTCCG GCCGAGGAAGGGGGACGACTTCCACAACACACGCTGCTGGCCCGGGGTGCCGCCACCCCGGCTCCACAGCACATCGGGGGACCGCCCTCACCGAGCCCCTCAAGCCACGCGGCAACGCCGAAGCCAAGGCCGCGCGCCCCCCCGCCGCCCTTCCGACACGGACACGCTGGCAACAAACAGGTCGGGAGCGGGAGAACGGGACGCCGCCACCTCGGCGGGCCCTGCTCGGGGCTCTCGG CACCTCACTCGGCTCTCTCGGAgcctctctgcttccctgggtCGGGACGGGGACCGGGACGACGCCACGCGACTCGTCCCGCGTCAGCGGCACTCGCTTTGCCCTGAGGATGACCGCGCGCGCGGGCCCTCCTTCGCCGCTTCGGACACAGGCATGCTGGAGGCCTGTGGGGATGCGGCCCGTCACCTCGCTCCCATA GCTTTCCCCGCCTCCGCCCAACCGCCACGGCTGGGGGCGCCCCGCCCTCCCCCCCGTCGGactccccgccgccgcctgcAGACTTTTCCCGCCCCGGCCCAGTCTCTCCTCAGCCAGTTGGCAcagcggcagcggcgggaggGCCGGCAGCGGGCCGACACCCAGGCAGCCGGGGCCTTCGGCCG GTCTCGCCGAGCCTTCTGCTCGGACGGCCTTCCTTCCTTGCTGCTcaggcccggccccggcccggcctgcGGCGGGACGGCAGCGGCGGCAGGGGCTGaagggagggaggcagaaatCCGGGCGGGAGCCGGGCCGCCGCGCCTTCGGCCGGCCGGGAGTCCTAAaggctccctccttccctctcgGGGTGGCTGGGCGCGGGGGGATGCGGGCAGGACGTCGGCGGGGGCGTGCGCCCGGCGGCAGCGGAAGCGGGCCGCCTTCGCCTCCCGGCTCTCGGGGGGAAAGAGGGTGCGCCGCGGGCCGCGCGCGGCCCCCGGAGCGGGTGGCGAGTGGCGGGCGTACGGGGGCCTGCCGGATGCGCGGCCCGCCCGCCTTACGCCGGCTTGCGGGCCAGGACGAGGacgcggg gtctaccccgagCCCCTCGgcggcgggagcccaaggccggcccgggacaacaggtctacccccGCGCCCGGAGacggcagcagcggcagcggaCGGACGGGCTTGctcccgccgcgcccgccgccgccgccgccgcctgcgCGGCCAAGCCCCCGCCCCGCGTATCGGGCCTGGGACCCGCGCGGAGGGAAGTCGAGGCCGcgcgcggcccggcggggcctctctctctctctctgggctGGCAAGCGCGcgcgccccccccccaccgACGGAGGAGCGCGCCGCCGGCGGCACGCGGCCCCTTCGCTCGCTTGCCCGGGCTCCCGGACTCCGCGTCTCGGGCCTGGGACCCGCGCGGAGGAGAGCGCCGAGGCGGACCGCGCTGGCGCGGGCACGGGCGCccgcgccgccggggccccctgTCGGCCCCGGCCCGCCGAGAGAGAGGCctcggaggaggaggaggaggaggaggaggcgggcCGGCGCCCGCGCTCCTGCCGGCCAGCGACAAAAGCTTGTGTCGAGGGCTGA